In one Tripterygium wilfordii isolate XIE 37 chromosome 22, ASM1340144v1, whole genome shotgun sequence genomic region, the following are encoded:
- the LOC119990790 gene encoding transcription factor BHLH089-like isoform X2 — protein MMDPHAMMNDGSYNLGEIWPFPISGGGIGQAAMRRVQFGLEQFGVSGVSDPLMAEPRGPNSGGGGGISRKRRDAEDESAKSVSTSNGNGNSVNDFECNGKRRKSSACRDETGESKAKAETSGGKASEKQNTQPPEPPKQDYIHVRARRGQATDSHSLAERARREKISERMKILQDLVPGCNKVIGKALVLDEIINYIQSLQRQVEFLSMKLEAVNSRTTPLIDAFHPKDFAQQTFDTGGMAFGSQATREFNRGSSPEWLHMQVGGGFERTT, from the exons ATGATGGATCCACACGCAATGATGAATGACGGGTCCTACAATTTAGGGGAGATCTGGCCGTTTCCCATCAGTGGCGGTGGTATTGGACAGGCGGCGATGAGGAGAGTTCAGTTTGGGCTGGAGCAGTTTGGGGTTTCGGGTGTTAGTGATCCGCTGATGGCAGAGCCGAGAGGGCCTAATAGTGGAGGTGGCGGCGGGATTTCAAGGAAGCGGCGTGATGCGGAGGATGAGTCGGCGAAGAGCGTCTCTACTAGCAATGGCAACGGCAATAGTGTG AATGATTTTGAATGCAATGGGAAACGGCGTAAATCATCAGCTTGTAGAGACGAGACTGGTGAATCAAAAGCCAAAGCAGAAACCAGTGGTGGGAAGGCttcagaaaaacaaaatactcaACCTCCAGAACCACCCAAACAAGATTACATCCATGTACGAGCTAGAAGGGGTCAAGCCACTGATAGCCACAGCCTAGCAGAAAGA GCTAGGAGAGAAAAGATTAGTGAGAGGATGAAAATTCTTCAGGATCTGGTCCCTGGTTGCAACAAG GTTATTGGCAAAGCCTTGGTCCTCGACGAGATTATTAATTACATACAGTCGTTACAACGTCAGGTCGAG TTCCTCTCAATGAAGCTTGAAGCAGTGAATTCAAGGACGACTCCTTTAATTGATGCGTTTCATCCTAAAGAT TTTGCTCAGCAAACATTTGATACTGGTGGTATGGCATTTGGTTCACAAGCTACAAGGGAATTCAACCGTGGTTCTTCTCCAGAATGGCTGCATATGCAGGTTGGAGGTGGTTTTGAGAGAACAACGTAA
- the LOC119990790 gene encoding transcription factor BHLH089-like isoform X1 — MMDPHAMMNDGSYNLGEIWPFPISGGGIGQAAMRRVQFGLEQFGVSGVSDPLMAEPRGPNSGGGGGISRKRRDAEDESAKSVSTSNGNGNSVNDFECNGKRRKSSACRDETGESKAKAETSGGKASEKQNTQPPEPPKQDYIHVRARRGQATDSHSLAERARREKISERMKILQDLVPGCNKVIGKALVLDEIINYIQSLQRQVEFLSMKLEAVNSRTTPLIDAFHPKDINGALQFAQQTFDTGGMAFGSQATREFNRGSSPEWLHMQVGGGFERTT, encoded by the exons ATGATGGATCCACACGCAATGATGAATGACGGGTCCTACAATTTAGGGGAGATCTGGCCGTTTCCCATCAGTGGCGGTGGTATTGGACAGGCGGCGATGAGGAGAGTTCAGTTTGGGCTGGAGCAGTTTGGGGTTTCGGGTGTTAGTGATCCGCTGATGGCAGAGCCGAGAGGGCCTAATAGTGGAGGTGGCGGCGGGATTTCAAGGAAGCGGCGTGATGCGGAGGATGAGTCGGCGAAGAGCGTCTCTACTAGCAATGGCAACGGCAATAGTGTG AATGATTTTGAATGCAATGGGAAACGGCGTAAATCATCAGCTTGTAGAGACGAGACTGGTGAATCAAAAGCCAAAGCAGAAACCAGTGGTGGGAAGGCttcagaaaaacaaaatactcaACCTCCAGAACCACCCAAACAAGATTACATCCATGTACGAGCTAGAAGGGGTCAAGCCACTGATAGCCACAGCCTAGCAGAAAGA GCTAGGAGAGAAAAGATTAGTGAGAGGATGAAAATTCTTCAGGATCTGGTCCCTGGTTGCAACAAG GTTATTGGCAAAGCCTTGGTCCTCGACGAGATTATTAATTACATACAGTCGTTACAACGTCAGGTCGAG TTCCTCTCAATGAAGCTTGAAGCAGTGAATTCAAGGACGACTCCTTTAATTGATGCGTTTCATCCTAAAGAT ATCAACGGGGCCTTACAGTTTGCTCAGCAAACATTTGATACTGGTGGTATGGCATTTGGTTCACAAGCTACAAGGGAATTCAACCGTGGTTCTTCTCCAGAATGGCTGCATATGCAGGTTGGAGGTGGTTTTGAGAGAACAACGTAA
- the LOC119990790 gene encoding transcription factor BHLH089-like isoform X3 yields the protein MMDPHAMMNDGSYNLGEIWPFPISGGGIGQAAMRRVQFGLEQFGVSGVSDPLMAEPRGPNSGGGGGISRKRRDAEDESAKSVSTSNGNGNSVNDFECNGKRRKSSACRDETGESKAKAETSGGKASEKQNTQPPEPPKQDYIHVRARRGQATDSHSLAERARREKISERMKILQDLVPGCNKVIGKALVLDEIINYIQSLQRQVEFLSMKLEAVNSRTTPLIDAFHPKDFRLSSSSNLLVRHIVLEDKVT from the exons ATGATGGATCCACACGCAATGATGAATGACGGGTCCTACAATTTAGGGGAGATCTGGCCGTTTCCCATCAGTGGCGGTGGTATTGGACAGGCGGCGATGAGGAGAGTTCAGTTTGGGCTGGAGCAGTTTGGGGTTTCGGGTGTTAGTGATCCGCTGATGGCAGAGCCGAGAGGGCCTAATAGTGGAGGTGGCGGCGGGATTTCAAGGAAGCGGCGTGATGCGGAGGATGAGTCGGCGAAGAGCGTCTCTACTAGCAATGGCAACGGCAATAGTGTG AATGATTTTGAATGCAATGGGAAACGGCGTAAATCATCAGCTTGTAGAGACGAGACTGGTGAATCAAAAGCCAAAGCAGAAACCAGTGGTGGGAAGGCttcagaaaaacaaaatactcaACCTCCAGAACCACCCAAACAAGATTACATCCATGTACGAGCTAGAAGGGGTCAAGCCACTGATAGCCACAGCCTAGCAGAAAGA GCTAGGAGAGAAAAGATTAGTGAGAGGATGAAAATTCTTCAGGATCTGGTCCCTGGTTGCAACAAG GTTATTGGCAAAGCCTTGGTCCTCGACGAGATTATTAATTACATACAGTCGTTACAACGTCAGGTCGAG TTCCTCTCAATGAAGCTTGAAGCAGTGAATTCAAGGACGACTCCTTTAATTGATGCGTTTCATCCTAAAGAT TTCAGGTTAAGCAGTTCatcaaacttgcttgttaggCACATAGTTCTTGAGGATAAAGTAACCTAA
- the LOC119990790 gene encoding transcription factor BHLH089-like isoform X4, with translation MMDPHAMMNDGSYNLGEIWPFPISGGGIGQAAMRRVQFGLEQFGVSGVSDPLMAEPRGPNSGGGGGISRKRRDAEDESAKSVSTSNGNGNSVNDFECNGKRRKSSACRDETGESKAKAETSGGKASEKQNTQPPEPPKQDYIHVRARRGQATDSHSLAERARREKISERMKILQDLVPGCNKVIGKALVLDEIINYIQSLQRQVEFLSMKLEAVNSRTTPLIDAFHPKDVKQFIKLAC, from the exons ATGATGGATCCACACGCAATGATGAATGACGGGTCCTACAATTTAGGGGAGATCTGGCCGTTTCCCATCAGTGGCGGTGGTATTGGACAGGCGGCGATGAGGAGAGTTCAGTTTGGGCTGGAGCAGTTTGGGGTTTCGGGTGTTAGTGATCCGCTGATGGCAGAGCCGAGAGGGCCTAATAGTGGAGGTGGCGGCGGGATTTCAAGGAAGCGGCGTGATGCGGAGGATGAGTCGGCGAAGAGCGTCTCTACTAGCAATGGCAACGGCAATAGTGTG AATGATTTTGAATGCAATGGGAAACGGCGTAAATCATCAGCTTGTAGAGACGAGACTGGTGAATCAAAAGCCAAAGCAGAAACCAGTGGTGGGAAGGCttcagaaaaacaaaatactcaACCTCCAGAACCACCCAAACAAGATTACATCCATGTACGAGCTAGAAGGGGTCAAGCCACTGATAGCCACAGCCTAGCAGAAAGA GCTAGGAGAGAAAAGATTAGTGAGAGGATGAAAATTCTTCAGGATCTGGTCCCTGGTTGCAACAAG GTTATTGGCAAAGCCTTGGTCCTCGACGAGATTATTAATTACATACAGTCGTTACAACGTCAGGTCGAG TTCCTCTCAATGAAGCTTGAAGCAGTGAATTCAAGGACGACTCCTTTAATTGATGCGTTTCATCCTAAAGAT GTTAAGCAGTTCatcaaacttgcttgttag